From the Thermosynechococcus sp. genome, the window CAGCACGAAACCAGTGGATGCCCCGCAGGGGTTGGTTGACGAGAATCGCCAGCAGCAGGGGCGCGATCGCCAGAATTGGCACCACCACCACCAAGTACAAGAAAGTATTGCCCAAGGTTTTCCAGAAGACGCCATCGCCCCACAACTGTGCAAAGTTGGCCCACCCTACCCAAACAGGGGGGCTCAGGAGATCGGTTTCATAGCGGGTGAAGCTGAGGAAAAAGGCCTGTAGGGCTGGCCAAAAAACCGTCAGTGTTAGCAACCCTAAGGCAGGGGCAAGAAAGAGGTAGGGGGTGAGGGATTGCCCTTTCATTGGCGGCGGGGATGTTGTTGACGATAGGCACGCATTTGCGCTACAAACTCGCCAAAGAGATAATCGGCATCGTGGGGGCCAGGGCTGGCCTCCGGGTGGTACTGCACTGAGAAAATTGGCAATGTTTGGTGCTTCAAACCCGCAACGGTTTTGTCATTGAGGTTAAAGTGAGTAATCTCTACGGGAGTTTGGGCAAGGGATTCCTCGGTGATCGCAAAGCCGTGGTTTTGGCTGGTAATTTCCACTTCCTGTGTCAGGCCAGCGGGCTGGTTCAACCCCCGGTGACCGAACTTCAGCTTGAAGGTTTCTGCCCCCAAGGAGAGGCCCAACAACTGATGTCCCAGACAAATGCCAAACATGGGACGCTGCGCCCCTAGTAATTTGCGCGTGGTTTCAATGCCTTCCTGAACCGCCGCCGGGTCACCCGGGCCATTAGAGAGGAAAATGCCATCGGGGTCATAGCTGAGAATCGTTTCCGCTGGCGTATCCGCCGGCACGACAATCACACGGCAGCCATAACTGGCCAAGCGGCGGAGAATATTGCGCTTCACGCCAAAATCAATGGCCACAACCGTCAAGGGTGGTTCTGCGGTAGCGGTTTGGGGACGAAATTCCCAAGCGGGGGGCGTTGGCTCTGTCCATTCATAGGGGGTGCGGGTGGTCACCACTTTGGCTAGATTTTGTCCCTGCATCCTGGGAGCGGCAAGAACTTTTTGCAGCAGTTCAACGGGGTCCAGGATTTCTGTGGAGATGCCGCCGTTCATGGCACCGACGGTCCGAATTTTGCGGGTGAGGGCGCGGGTGTCAATCCCATAAATCGCCGGAATTCGATGGGCTTTGAGGTAATCGGGCAAGGATTGGTGCGATCGCCAGCTACTGGGAATGTCACAGATATGGCGAGCGACAGCACCGCGCACTTGGGGGCGATCGGATTCCTCATCTTCGGGAGTGGTTCCCGTATTGCCCAACTCAGGGTAGGTGAATGTCACGATTTGACCATAATAACTAGGGTCGGTGAGCACCTCTTGATAACCCGTCATGCCTGTATTAAAGACCACCTCCCCAATGGCTGTCCCTGGTGCCCCAAAGGAAAAACCGCGAAACACTGAACCATCGGCAAGAACCAGCAAGGCGGGTGTAGGCATTTCAATTTCTCCAAGTGTCCCTAGGAAAAGCCAATAACCTAATTGTGCCCGATCAAGCCAATGGTTGACCCCACAGGGTTTGCCCTTGTGGAATGTCCATCCTTTTTAGGGCATGGGATGGCAGCGGCGGGCTTCCCTCCGCGGTTGAGGAATTTGGCTTTAACTAGTATAGGGCTACCTGTTTTTTTGCGACTGGGCTGGCGTCTTTAGCCTATCTCATCCCCCAAAGCCCATCCCCTTGAGGGGCTCAGGAGCACTTACCTATAGTTACCTATAGCGACTGACTTGCTCTGTCAAATAATCTGCCGCTGTGGCCACTAAGGGAATAATCCGGGCATAGGGCATCCGCGTCGGCCCTAGAATGCCAATACTGCCTACGGGCGAGTTGCCATAGCAATAGCAGGCATAGACCAATGTACAGGACTGCATCGGCGCGAGGGTATTTTCGCTGCCAATGCGGATTTGCACTTGGGAGGAGGCTTGGGTATTGACACTGATCAGGGGAGCCAGTTGATCCTGTTGATCCTCAAGAAGATGCAGCAGCATTTGGACCTGCTCCACCTGGGAAAACTCTGGCTGCTGCAGCACATCGGCAAGGCCACTGATGATAAAGGAGGCCCCTTGGTGGCTGTAGCGATCGCTCAATTGCTGAAGTAGGATCTGCAGCTGCTGGCTGTAGGTTTGAAACTCGCGGTCAAGCTTTTGCCAGTCAATGGCATTGAGTTCCGCCAGCGATCGCCCCTGCAATTGATGATTGAGAAAATTTGTGAGCACCTGTAGCGTGCGCTGCTGCAGTTCAGGATCGGCCTCCCCTTGATCAAACTCAATGAGGGCGGATTGGGTCTCATAGGTATCTAGAACAAGGATGACCATGACGTGGCGCGGCTCCAATGAGACCAGTTGAATGACGCGAATTTGCCGCTCCAAGCGGTTGGGCAAGCTAATTAGTGTAATGTAGCCACTGAGATCCGAAAGCAACTGTGCTGCTTGGCGTAGGATGACCTCCAAACGCTCCTGCCCCCAGACAAAGCGCTCACTCAAAAGGCTCTCGGCTTTACGGGCCACATCGGGGATGGGCTCAATTAGTTCATCCACATAGACCCGATAGCCAGAATCGGAGGGCACCCGCCCTGCGGAGGTGTGGGGCTGGTAAAGCAGGCCGCTTTTCTCGAGGAGCAGCATCGTATTGCGCACGGTGGCTGGGCTGACGTTGAGGTTGTATTCGGTGGCGATCGCCTTTGAGCCGACAGGTTCGGCCGTAGCAATGTAATGGTTAATCGTAGCGCCCAGAATTTGCTTTTGGCGATCGCTGAGTTCAATCGTCATAACCCCTTACACCTGCGATTTCTTATTGATGTTTTTTATTTATCTATAAACCAGCCTTCCCATTTCAGCAATGATCACCGGCAACAACGGTGGGGGGCGATCCAACCTTTGTCACACCAAAAGGCCTGAGCAATGGCTAAGGCGGGGATTCCCAAATAAATTGTAGGTGAATAGACCAAGGCTGGCGGGGGCGACTGCGGACCTGTATGGCCTGTAAAAACTCCCGTAGATAAAAGCGTTGCTCTGCGGCTGAGAGTTGGTACCAAAATTGAGGCTGACCCAGGGTAACCGCTAGTTGCAAGAGATTGCTAGGGGGCAGTTGTGCCTGCTGTGCCTCGATTCGTGCCCGCTCCCCGGCCAGTTTATAACGGCGCAGTTGAGCTGTTTCCGCATCTAAGAGACCTTGGCTTTCTAGTTCAGTGAGTTGTTGCAGTTGCTTGTCAATGACTTCGACTTCAATTGCGGCGGTGAGGGTTGACGACGGTAGGCAAAGTTGAGCGATCGCCGGCGGCAGACGTTCGGCAGTTTGAGCAATTACAGCGGCCAGGGCAGCGTTGTAGGGAATGCTGCGACACTTCGGCGCAAGCGGACAGTGGAGGGGACGCAAATAGGCATATTGACCGGGGTGGCGATAGGGCTGCACCTGAGTTCGGCCAAAGCGTTGCTGACATTCGCGGCAAATCACCAATCCTGCCAGAGGATGGGGAGCACTGGCACTGCGACGGGGTAGAGAGCGTTGGCGCCGCAACAGCCGATCCACCTGAGCCGCTTCATCGGGCGCAATCAGGGGGGTATGGGTCTGGGGAATCACGGTTTTTCCTTGGTAGTAAAGATGGCCGCGATAGACGGGGTGGGTCAGCCAGCGCCGACCTGTGGCTATGCTAATTCGCTTGTGGTGAGTGTGGGCAATAAAGCGCACCGCTGCACTGAGGGAGCCATAGAGGAGAAAATGCTCAACAAAATCCTTGACGACAACGGCTGCCGCTCGATCAATCACATAGTGCTCTTTGCCGCGGCGATAGCCATAGGGGGCACGACCCGGCGGAGGACGGTGCTTGAGACGATTACGAGCGTGGTTGTGGCAGAGGGTTTGCTGGTGGAGTTGCTGCTTAACCTGATCCCAGAGGGACAAGAGTTGATCGCCACTGGCGGGGCGATCGCTCACGTAGCCTTCAGCGAGGGCAATCACGGTAATCCCTGCTGTCTCCAGTTGCCGCAGGCGATCGCTCACTTCCATCACCGTTTGGCCAAGGGCACTTAATTGCTGCAAGAGCCAATACCCAGGCACTAGCCGCTGCAACCAGTACCGCAACTGCGGC encodes:
- the carA gene encoding glutamine-hydrolyzing carbamoyl-phosphate synthase small subunit; this encodes MPTPALLVLADGSVFRGFSFGAPGTAIGEVVFNTGMTGYQEVLTDPSYYGQIVTFTYPELGNTGTTPEDEESDRPQVRGAVARHICDIPSSWRSHQSLPDYLKAHRIPAIYGIDTRALTRKIRTVGAMNGGISTEILDPVELLQKVLAAPRMQGQNLAKVVTTRTPYEWTEPTPPAWEFRPQTATAEPPLTVVAIDFGVKRNILRRLASYGCRVIVVPADTPAETILSYDPDGIFLSNGPGDPAAVQEGIETTRKLLGAQRPMFGICLGHQLLGLSLGAETFKLKFGHRGLNQPAGLTQEVEITSQNHGFAITEESLAQTPVEITHFNLNDKTVAGLKHQTLPIFSVQYHPEASPGPHDADYLFGEFVAQMRAYRQQHPRRQ
- the hrcA gene encoding heat-inducible transcriptional repressor HrcA is translated as MTIELSDRQKQILGATINHYIATAEPVGSKAIATEYNLNVSPATVRNTMLLLEKSGLLYQPHTSAGRVPSDSGYRVYVDELIEPIPDVARKAESLLSERFVWGQERLEVILRQAAQLLSDLSGYITLISLPNRLERQIRVIQLVSLEPRHVMVILVLDTYETQSALIEFDQGEADPELQQRTLQVLTNFLNHQLQGRSLAELNAIDWQKLDREFQTYSQQLQILLQQLSDRYSHQGASFIISGLADVLQQPEFSQVEQVQMLLHLLEDQQDQLAPLISVNTQASSQVQIRIGSENTLAPMQSCTLVYACYCYGNSPVGSIGILGPTRMPYARIIPLVATAADYLTEQVSRYR
- a CDS encoding recombinase family protein — its product is MVIIAYEYIDPLWQPLPNPQGWGQEIDHWVLDVEAARPQLRYWLQRLVPGYWLLQQLSALGQTVMEVSDRLRQLETAGITVIALAEGYVSDRPASGDQLLSLWDQVKQQLHQQTLCHNHARNRLKHRPPPGRAPYGYRRGKEHYVIDRAAAVVVKDFVEHFLLYGSLSAAVRFIAHTHHKRISIATGRRWLTHPVYRGHLYYQGKTVIPQTHTPLIAPDEAAQVDRLLRRQRSLPRRSASAPHPLAGLVICRECQQRFGRTQVQPYRHPGQYAYLRPLHCPLAPKCRSIPYNAALAAVIAQTAERLPPAIAQLCLPSSTLTAAIEVEVIDKQLQQLTELESQGLLDAETAQLRRYKLAGERARIEAQQAQLPPSNLLQLAVTLGQPQFWYQLSAAEQRFYLREFLQAIQVRSRPRQPWSIHLQFIWESPP